The genomic stretch GGGAACCCAATGAAGTAAAAGGATATATCCTATTAGGTATGGCTTATGCTCAGTCCGGAAACAATACATCCGCCATAGAAACATGGGAAAAAGCACTGGAAAAAGACCCCAATCTAATAAATGTTCAGGTGAACCTTTCAAGTGTGCTTATCCAGCAGAAACAATTCGAACGAGCAGAAAAAATATTGAAAAATATCCAGGGAAAAGAGCCCTCATTAGAACCGACAATACTGTCAAATCTGGCTTCATTATATTTTGCACAGGGGAAATGGAACGAATCATTAAAAGAACTTACAAAGTTAGAGCAACTCCAGCCCCAGAACTATTTTGTCAAAGAGCAAATGGCAATCGTGTATTACTATTTAGGGGATTTCAACCGTGCCCGAGAACTTGTTCAAACCTGCCAAAAAGGAAACCATCCCATTAACCCCCAATTCCTCCAGATACTCGAACAGAAAAAGTAGTCTTTCCTCTTTCAAAAGGCAATCTAATAAAACAATAACAACAGCGTATTAACAACAGGTTCAAGAGCCGGAGGTTTTGTTGGATATTTGACAAATTCTACATGCCCATCCATATACAATACATTACAACCACCGGGTATATGATTGTATAAGGATATTCCCTGCTGGGAACCTATTTGGTCAAACATAACGATAATCTCACTTTGGGCTAATGCCCCGATACCCGGATTATTAATATCCGTTATCATAAACCGCTCGATACCTTCCCTTATTCGATATACCGTATTTCCTCCGCCATTCCCGCAATGGTATTGTTGAATTGAAGGACCGGTTATATCCTGGTCAAGAGCCTCACGAATCGCTTTTCTCTGTTCTTCCGTAGCCGATACCGGGTCCAGCAATCCTTCCACCGCCACCAGATTGTTCGATGCTAATTGATAGGCCGCCATAATGAATTGTATCGGGAAAGTATATTCTGCATAGAAATCTGCTCCCAAAAGACTAATAAGAATACTGATTTCCGGTAAAGTATTTAATACGGCGACTTCTTCCTGCTTCGCACCCATTCTGTCCAGAACCCATCCATAATAGATATAACTTGCAGCAATGGATGTAACACTCCCCTTCTCCCAGAGATAATAGGGAAACTTCCAATCCCCTGCACGAGCAAAAGAAGTATCCTCAGAAAATTTTAAGTCTCGGATAGAGTCCTGAGCATCCGAAGGACAAATAATAATCGAAGGGTCGGTAAGGTATTCGGGATAAATACAATGAACCATAGGTCCGGGTGCGGCAAAGGCATCCATACGATTGGGACGGTCAGACAAAGGCATGATTTCTATCTGAACAGGGGGATAGCGTTCTGCTTTATTCTCATTAGCATACATTTTGAATATTGTTCCCCATTGTTTCAAATTGTTCTGACAACTTGCCCGACGACTTGCCTCCCGTGCCC from Candidatus Hydrogenedens sp. encodes the following:
- a CDS encoding DUF1559 domain-containing protein; translated protein: AREASRRASCQNNLKQWGTIFKMYANENKAERYPPVQIEIMPLSDRPNRMDAFAAPGPMVHCIYPEYLTDPSIIICPSDAQDSIRDLKFSEDTSFARAGDWKFPYYLWEKGSVTSIAASYIYYGWVLDRMGAKQEEVAVLNTLPEISILISLLGADFYAEYTFPIQFIMAAYQLASNNLVAVEGLLDPVSATEEQRKAIREALDQDITGPSIQQYHCGNGGGNTVYRIREGIERFMITDINNPGIGALAQSEIIVMFDQIGSQQGISLYNHIPGGCNVLYMDGHVEFVKYPTKPPALEPVVNTLLLLFY
- a CDS encoding tetratricopeptide repeat protein; translation: EPNEVKGYILLGMAYAQSGNNTSAIETWEKALEKDPNLINVQVNLSSVLIQQKQFERAEKILKNIQGKEPSLEPTILSNLASLYFAQGKWNESLKELTKLEQLQPQNYFVKEQMAIVYYYLGDFNRARELVQTCQKGNHPINPQFLQILEQKK